CATCGCGGTCTATCAGTTCAGCCGCGAGATGCGCGACGCGCTGGAGGGCATCCTCACCGTCGCGGGGCTGCGTCGGCCGGTCTGGCGGCTGTCGTTCGAGTATGACGGTGCGCTCTACACGCTGTCGCTGATCCGCTACGCGGACGGGGTGCGCGAGGAGGCCGTGCTGGCGAACTGCCATCCGCACGGCACCTGGCTTGAGTGGCTCGCCTAAAAGGTCACAATGGGGCGATGTCAGACGATCTCTTCGAATCCGAGACCACGCGCATTCCGCCGGGCTTCAGGCCGATGAACTGGTCGCGGGGCTTCGGCCGTCAGGTCGGGCCGTTCTACGAGCGCGATGAGAAGGACGGCGGCTTCATCCGCGCCTTCCAGGTGGGCGAACATCACGTCAACGGCATGGGCAATTGCCATGGCGGCATGCTGATGGCGTTCGCCGACATGGTGTGGGGCCATTCGATCTCCAACCGCCGCTCGCATTACTGGGTCACCGCCCGGATGACGACCGATTTCGTCGCCGCCGCCAAGCTGGGCGACTGGGTCGAGGGCACGAGCGAGATGATCGGCGACGCGGACGGCTTCTACACCGTCAAGGGCCGCATCTGGACCGGCGCGCGCACGATCATGACCGGCACCGGCGTGTTCAAGGTGCTGGGCCCGCGCCTGACGCCGCATCCCGCGGAGACCGGCGCATGAGCGACACGCCCATCCTTCCGCCGGTGCCCGGCCTGTTGCCCGACACCGAGAAGCAGATGTTCACCATCCAGGCAACCCAGGGGCCGCTCGCGGATCTGGACGGCGCGCCGCCGCCGGCGCCGAAATGGTTCGGGGATGCGCTTGCGATCAAGCCGGAAAGCCGGTTCGTCGAAGTCTCCGGTGCGAAGATCCACTATCTGCGCTGGGGCGACCGTTCGCGGCCCGGCCTGCTGCTGGTCCACGGCAACGCGGCGCATGCCCATTGGTGGGACTTCATCGCGCCGTTCCTCGCCCGCGACTACAATGTCGCCGCCATGGACCTGTCCGGCATGGGTGACAGTGACTGGCGTCCCGGCGGCTATGCGATGGACCTCTTCGCGCGGGAGGAGATCGCGGTCTGCGAAGACGCCGGCATGTTCAAGCTCGACGAGCCGCCGGTGATCGTGGCGCACAGCTTCGGCGGCTTCGTCACCATGCTGACCGGCGGGCTCTATGGCGACCGGCTGGCGGGCGTGGTGATCGTGGACTCGCCGGTCAATCCGCCCGACCGCCCCGGCGGGCCGCCGGACCGGCCGATCAAGCCGCACAACATCTATCCCACGCTTGGCGCCGCGATGGCGCGCTTCCGGTTGATGCCGCCGCAGAGCTGCGACAACCTCTACCTGGTCGACTGGGTGGCGCGGTATTCGCTCAAGGAGGTGCCCAAGGGCGACGGCCAGACCGGCTTCACCTGGAAGTTCGACCCGGCGATCTGGCAGCGCTTCTCCATCGGCGACACGGCGGAGCGGCTGAAGGCCACGCGCTGCCGCATCGCGGTGTTCCGCGGCGAGCATTCCGTGCTGCTGCCGCCTTCGATCGGCGAATACATGTTCAACCTGCTGGGCCGCCAGGCGCCGGTGGTCGAGATCCCGCAGGCTCAGCACCACATCATGCTGGACCAGCCCCTGGCGCTGGTCGCGGCGCTGCGCGCCCTGCTGGCCGACTGGGAACACTCCACGGCGACGCGCAAGCCCTTGATGGGGGCATGATGACCGCGGGGACGGAGCCCGCAGCGATCACCGCGCGTTTCCAGGACGCGTGGAACACGCATGACATGGCGGCGTTCGGGGACCTGTTCCATCCGGGTGCGACCTTCGTGAACCGGTTCGGAACCTATTGGCGCGGAGTGGACCAGATCGTCGCCGGCCACGCCCGCATCCACGCTTCGATCTATCGCGATTCCACGCTCGCGATCGACGCACCCGATATCGATCCGATCGGCGACGAGGCCGCGATCCTGCATTTCTGGACGCGGCTCAGTGCCGGCGCCGCGCATCCGGCAGGGCCGCACCAGGTCGACACCTTGATCCTTGCGGTGGTGACGCTCCGCGGCGGCGCGTGGCGCATCCAGGCGCTCGAGAACGTCACGCTGGTCGACCCGATGACGGGGAATACGATGCTCCGCCCCTGAGCGGGCGCTCGAAGTTTACGGCCGACCGCTCGCCGAGGCTTTCGGTCGTTTTGCCCGCAAAATGCGGCCCCATGCGCGGTTGCCCCGGGGGGATCAATTGCTATAGTCCCGCCCGCTTCACCAGGGGACTCAAATGGCCGCGCAAGGCGATTCTCACGGCGACTACCAGCCCGGCACGATGGACATCAGCCAGCATGTGAAGGCCTGGGCGGGGTTCACCAAATTCGTCAAATGGTCGGCGATCTTCGTCGGCCTGATCATGGTCTTCCTCGCCATCTTCCGGACGCATTGACGCGGCCCGGATGAAACTCGCGATCCTCAAGGAGCGCCAGGGCGGCGAGACCCGCGTCGCGGCCTCGCCCGACACCGTCAAGAAGTTCAAGGGCCTCGGCCTGGACGTTGCGGTGGAGACGGGCGCGGGCGCGGGCGCGCGGATCTCCGATGCGGATTACGAGACGGCGGGCGCGGGCATTGCGCCCGATGCCGGCGCGGCGCTGGCGGGAGCCGATATCGTGCTGGGTGTGCGGGCGCCGGAGGCCGGCGCGATCGCCCAGATGAAGGCCGGCGCGGTGCTGGCCGCGCTGTTGGCGCCTTATACCGACAAGGACACGCCGGTGAAGCTGGCGGCGCAGGGCGTCGACGCCTTCGCTATGGAGCTCCTGCCGCGCATCTCCCGCGCCCAGGCGATGGACGTGCTCTCGAGCCAGGCCAATCTCGCCGGCTACAAGGCGGTGATCGATGCCGCGGCGCAGTTCGGCCGCGCCATGCCGATGATGATGACGGCCGCGGGCACCATCGCCCCGGCCCGCGTGCTGGTGATGGGCGTCGGCGTCGCCGGCCTGCAGGCCATCGCGACCGCGCGCCGGCTCGGCGCCATCGTCTCGGCCACCGACGTGCGGCCGGCCACCAAGGAGCAGGTGGAATCGCTCGGCGCCACCTTCGTCGCGGTGATGGACGAGGAGTTCAAGAACGCCCAGACCGCCGCCGGCTATGCCAAGCCGATGAGTGCCGAATACCAGGCCAAGCAGGCGGCGCTGATCGCCGAGACCATCCGGAAGCAGGACATCGTGATCACCACCGCACTGATCCCGGGCCGCAAGGCGCCGGTGCTGGTGACGGAGGAGATGATCAAGACGATGAAGCCGGGCTCGGTGATCGTCGACCTCGCGGCGGAGCAGGGCGGCAACACGCCCCTGACCAAGGCCGATGAAGTCGTCGAGGTCCATGGCGTGACCATCATGGGCTACACCAATCTCGCCGGCCGGCTGGCGATCGACGCCTCGTCGCTCTATGCCCGCAACCTGTTCAATTTCGTCTCCCTGATCGTCGACAAGAAGACCGGCGCGCTGGCGCTGAACTGGGACGACGAGATCGTGAAGGGTGCCGGCCTGACGCGCGACGGCCAGGTCGTGCATCCGGCGCTGAAAGGCTGAAATCCCATGGAAATGGTCGATCCCATCGTCTTCCGCCTCACCATCTTCGTGCTGGCGATCTTCGTGGGCTATTTCGTGGTGTGGAGCGTGACGCCCGCGCTGCACACGCCGCTGATGGCGGTGACCAATGCGATCTCCTCGGTGATCGTGGTCGGC
The nucleotide sequence above comes from Rhizomicrobium sp.. Encoded proteins:
- a CDS encoding PaaI family thioesterase, which produces MSDDLFESETTRIPPGFRPMNWSRGFGRQVGPFYERDEKDGGFIRAFQVGEHHVNGMGNCHGGMLMAFADMVWGHSISNRRSHYWVTARMTTDFVAAAKLGDWVEGTSEMIGDADGFYTVKGRIWTGARTIMTGTGVFKVLGPRLTPHPAETGA
- a CDS encoding alpha/beta hydrolase, with product MSDTPILPPVPGLLPDTEKQMFTIQATQGPLADLDGAPPPAPKWFGDALAIKPESRFVEVSGAKIHYLRWGDRSRPGLLLVHGNAAHAHWWDFIAPFLARDYNVAAMDLSGMGDSDWRPGGYAMDLFAREEIAVCEDAGMFKLDEPPVIVAHSFGGFVTMLTGGLYGDRLAGVVIVDSPVNPPDRPGGPPDRPIKPHNIYPTLGAAMARFRLMPPQSCDNLYLVDWVARYSLKEVPKGDGQTGFTWKFDPAIWQRFSIGDTAERLKATRCRIAVFRGEHSVLLPPSIGEYMFNLLGRQAPVVEIPQAQHHIMLDQPLALVAALRALLADWEHSTATRKPLMGA
- a CDS encoding SgcJ/EcaC family oxidoreductase, whose product is MTAGTEPAAITARFQDAWNTHDMAAFGDLFHPGATFVNRFGTYWRGVDQIVAGHARIHASIYRDSTLAIDAPDIDPIGDEAAILHFWTRLSAGAAHPAGPHQVDTLILAVVTLRGGAWRIQALENVTLVDPMTGNTMLRP
- a CDS encoding aa3-type cytochrome c oxidase subunit IV, yielding MAAQGDSHGDYQPGTMDISQHVKAWAGFTKFVKWSAIFVGLIMVFLAIFRTH
- a CDS encoding Re/Si-specific NAD(P)(+) transhydrogenase subunit alpha, producing MKLAILKERQGGETRVAASPDTVKKFKGLGLDVAVETGAGAGARISDADYETAGAGIAPDAGAALAGADIVLGVRAPEAGAIAQMKAGAVLAALLAPYTDKDTPVKLAAQGVDAFAMELLPRISRAQAMDVLSSQANLAGYKAVIDAAAQFGRAMPMMMTAAGTIAPARVLVMGVGVAGLQAIATARRLGAIVSATDVRPATKEQVESLGATFVAVMDEEFKNAQTAAGYAKPMSAEYQAKQAALIAETIRKQDIVITTALIPGRKAPVLVTEEMIKTMKPGSVIVDLAAEQGGNTPLTKADEVVEVHGVTIMGYTNLAGRLAIDASSLYARNLFNFVSLIVDKKTGALALNWDDEIVKGAGLTRDGQVVHPALKG